The Candidatus Nitrosocaldus cavascurensis genome segment CATCACCCTTCTCAACTGCTATGAATGCTACAAGTATATCATCTAACCTAACCTTTCTACCCTTCTCTGCATCCTCTGCAGCATCTATCTCCTTCTCTACAGGTTCATACTCTATGAAGTTGGAGTGCAATGCAAGTACCCTCATCCTATCTATCTCTATACCAGATCATCATAGGTTAAATAAAAGGGTTGATCAGGCTATACAAGCACAGGCAATAAGGAAGCAAGCATTTGTAACCACTACAACTTTAAATTATACCTGATGGATTACTAACTTGTGCATAAGGGTAAGGAAGAGAAGGGCAAGAGGGAGAAGGACAAGGCTGCAGAGATTACAAGGAGGAAGAGTATGTACAAGTTCGTAGCAATAGCAGCAATAGCAGCAATAGTTGGTACAGCAGCAGTTGTATCCTATGCATACTACATGCGTACTGAGGCTGAGAGGAGTAGGACTGCAGCATTTGGACCTATAGATGAGAGAGAGCATGTACATGCTGTATTCAAGTTGTACATACATGGGAAGGAGCCAGTTAACTTTTCACAGAAAAAGTACCAGATGAGAACTCCATACATACACTTTGAGAACAACAATGGGCACATTATACATAGACATGCTGCAAATGTAGATATAGGCTATCTATTCGAGAGTATGAAGATGAAGTTCACCAAGGACTGCTTTGTGCTTGATGATGGTAAATCATATTGTAACGATGGTACAAATACTCTCAAGTTCTACGTTAATGGAGTGCTTAATGATCAGTATGATAAGTATGTTATAAGGGATGGGGATAGGATACTTATAACCTATGGCTCAGAGGATGAGGAGCAGATAAGGGAGCAGTTGAGCTCGGTTGATAGGCTTGCTGGGATAGGTGAGTAAGTAAGTAAGGAGACAGCAATCAATAACCAGTGAACTCTTCAGTCTTTATGCAAGTGCTCTTTACTCCAGAGTTTAGTAGCATCTGCCTTATTGCTCTAACGTTTACAGGATCTCCAGATACATACCAGTACTCAACCATCTCCTCCCTACTCACATCCTTGATCCATTCACCTATCTCCTTTAGAGAGCAAGAGAATAGTTCGAATAATCTGAAGTTATTACATACTAGCGATTCAAGTTCATCTATGTATGGTGCACAATCTCTATCATTGTTTATGTGCAATAGCGAGATCTTATGCTTACACTCCTTGGTAGAGTATCTGATCATGGCTATAGATGGTGTTACTCCTATCCCTAATGCTATCATACCTATCCTTGATGGTTCATCTGGGAGTGTAAATATCCCATATGGACCATTAACGCTAACCTCATCCATAGGCTTCAGCATCATCATACTCCTCTTCCATATGCTATTAGATACCTTGAATGCAAATGATAGATGGTCATCATCTGGTATAGAGGTTAGGTTCATCTCCCTGAACCTCTTTGCATCATTGCAGTCTATGTATACCTTGATATACTGCCCAGGTATGTAACTCTTCAAGCACTTTGTTATTCTAACCTCAACAACATCCCTTGCACTTGTAACATACCTCTTGCCAAGTATCCTAGCCCTGTACATGTATCTCATCTCTAGCCTTTGCTACTATGCAATAGATCAGTAACCGTTAGCATAGTCATCGTATATCTTGTACCTTCCATACCTCAACTCATCTACCAACTCTCTTACCCTTGGATCAACCTTCTTTGCCTTGCCTTGAGCAATCAACCTTATAGCATCCTCAACACCTAAGCTTACCATGAGTTCAGTTACAGGTGTCCTTACAGCAACATACCCATCTATCTTGCCATTGCTATTGTATGTTGGTTTTATAACAGCCTTAACCCAGTATATGCTACCATTCTTTGCTCTATTCCTTACATAGCCTATGAACGTACCTCCATTGCTTATAGTTCTCCACATGCTCTCAAATAAACTGCTATCATGGAAGCCAGATTTGAGTATCCTGTGGTTCTGACCATAGAGTTCATCCCTGCTATACTTGCTTACATTTAGGAACTTCTTGTTCACATAGTTTATGTCACCTTCAATATCTGTCATTGATACTATAGAGGCATCTGCTATGCATGAGAATACATCTACTATCTGCTTCAACTTACTTGTTATCTTGCTCATGTTATGGATAGTACTAATCATATCATTTAGCGATGTACTGATATTATTAACATGTTTCATATTTGCATCAGTAGAACTCTTCAACTGCTCTGTAGTTGCTGTCAACTCTTCACTTCCTGCTGCAACCTCCTGCGATGATACTGCTATCTGCCTTATATTCTCATCTATACTCTTCACCCCTTCAGCCATCGATTGTAATGTATTTAGTATATCAGTAACTTTCCTTACTGTACTGTTCAATGCATCAATATTCTCACCTATGCTCTTACTTAAAGCATCGACAAGGTTTGAGATATTCGCTATCATCTTTGCTATCTCATTTGCATTCTTGCTTGTATCTATTGCTAATGCTCTAACCTCTTCAGCAACAACAGCAAACCCTCTTCCTGCTTCTCCTGCTCTTGCTGCTTCTATAGCAGCATTAAGTGCAAGTAGATTGGTTCTATCAGCTACCTTATCTATGAACTTGACTATGTTGTTTATTGCCTTGAACTCTTCCCTTACCTTCATGTTTATGCTATTGAATGATCTAACAACATCATTTATCTTTGTGATCTCAACAAGTACTTGCCTTGCATGATCTGCAGATTCTGCACTTCTCTTTGCAAGGTTATTTGTTATATTGCTTGTATCTGATAGTGCAACCGATATGTTCTGTATACTATTTGTTATCGTGCTTACTGCAGTTGAGATATTTGCCATACCCTTTGCATACTCATCAACTATTGCAAACATTTCATCCAAGTATAACTTGTTCTTATCTACATTCTTGCTTAGTTTATCTATGCTAATAGTTATCTCATTGAGTATAGTAATACCATCATCATCCACATCAAGCCTACTTGCCTGTATCATATCATAGATGTAAAGCATTCCATGATTTATGGTTAAGTTAATCATCTATTATACATACATAAACAACTATCTTTATATTTTATAATTGGTTATAAATTAAAAATAACATTTCTACGATGCTGGTCTAGCATATCTAGCCTCTATGCTCTTCAGATAGTCAAGCCCTATAAGCTTGTTGAACTCATCGAATATGAACATCCTTCTCTCTATATCGTTGCCATTGATCATAGCAACGAGTCCATCAGCCTTGAGGAGTGAGAGTATCTCCTTGATTGCATATGCTGCTGATAGCACTGCTGTAAGGGGGAATAGTATGAACCTATAACCTAGAGACTTCAACTCATTTATGCTGAGCAGTGGTGTCCTCCCTCCCTCTATCATGTTTGCTACCAATGGAGCCTTAACCTCTCTGCATATCCTCCTCATCTCCTCAACACTACGAGGTGCTTCAACAAAGACTACATCTGCCCCTGCTTTAGCATACCTGTTTGCCCTATCTATAGCCTCATCCAAACCCAATGGCTCTAATGCATCGGTCCTAGCAACTACAATGAACTCCTTGCTACTCCTTGCATCTAGAGCAGCATAGAGCTTCTGCATGTACTCCTCAACCGCTATAACCTGCTTGCCTTGCATATGCCCACAACGCTTAGGCCATACCTGATCCTCAAGGAATATACCCTTTGCCCCTGCTCTCTCAAGTTCTTGAACAACCCTCCTAACGTTCAAAGCATTCCCATACCCAGTATCTATATCGACTATGAGGGGTATTGAGACCGATGATGCTATCCTTCTAGCCTGCTCTATAACCTCGTTTGCATTTAGCAACCCATAGTCTGGCATGCCTAGCATGCTTGCAGCAACACTATACCCTGACTGGAATACAGCATCGAACCCAACCTGCTCTGCTATCTTTGCACTTAGAGCATCGTACACACCTGGTACAACAACAGCCTCCCCTTCCTTTATCTTCGATAGGAGCATGCCCTTCCTAAGCGTTGCATAAATAAATATCTTTAATGTAGGTGATGGTTGAGGGGAGAACATGACTGTTGCTGATATGCTGATAAGGGATGCTAGAGTTGTTATCCCAGCAGTAGGGGTGGTTGATGCTAGCATAGTCGTTGATGATGGCAAGGTTAAGGGCCTAACCAGGGATAGGGTTGATGCAGATGTAAGCATAGATGCATCTAAGCCAGGACTATATGCAATACCTGGTGCAATAGATCCACACGTACACTATGGTGTGTTCACACCAATAGACAAGGCTGCAGAGACGGAGTCTAGATCTGCTGCTGTTGGAGGTGTAACAACTATGATGCGTATGCTAAGGCTCTACTCATCCTATAGGGCAAAGCTGGATATGCATCTAGAGGCTAGCAAGGGTTCACACCTAGTTGATTATGCTTACCATGCATCTATACTGCTTGATGAACATCTTGATGAGATGGGGTTCTGTGTTAGCAAAGGAATAACATCATTCAAGTTGTACATGAACCTAAGGGGAGATATTGGAGGTATATACATGGATATAGATCCTTACTCAAATACTCTAGTGCATGGTATGGTTGATACTACGCAAGAGATGGTTGAGGCTGCAATAGCAAGAGCAGCAATGCTCTCATGCATAACACTCGTACATGCTGAGGATCCTGAGATATGCTCTAGGGAGATGAAGAGGGTTAAGGAGCAGGGATTGAATGGGCTTAAAGCATGGAGTGATGCTAGACCAGCAGAGGCTGAAGAGAAGGCAATAGCCTATGTTACAGATATAGCAGAGAGGTATGGCGCAAGCCTCTACATAGTACATGTTGGCTCATCCAAGGCTCTTCATGTGCTTGCAGAATATAAAGGAAGGAAGGGTTCTTCAAGCAAGGTGTATGTTGAGACATGCCCCCATTACTTAACACATACTCATTCCTTTGACCTTAGAGGTAAGGTTGTACCCCCATTGAGGAGTAAGGATGATGTTGCAATGGTATGGGATGCGATAAGTAATGGCTTGATAGACTGCATAGGGAGTGATCATGTTGCAAACAGGCTTGATATGAAGTTGGGTGGTAGCAATAATAATAATGATGGCGTATGGTCAGCCCTTGCAGGTTTCCCTGGCATAGCAACAATACTTCCTGTTATGCTTAGCGAGGGTGTTAACAAGGGCAGGATAACCCTTGAGAGGCTTGTGGAACTAACAAGCCTTAACGCAGCAAGGATATTTGGGCTTGAAGGTAAAGGCTCTATAGCAGTTGGTAATGATGCAGATATAGTGCTTGTAGATCTTGATAGGGAGAAGAGGGTAAGTCCAGAGTTGCTATGCTCTTACTCTGATTACACTATATATGATGGGTTAGTGCTGAGAGGTTGGCCAATATACACAATAGTTAGAGGCAGGGTTGTTATGGAGGATGGTATGATTGTAGGGGAGAAGGGTTATGGAAGGTATATTGCAAGGAGACCTTCTCGATGAATCATCTACCTATAACATCGAACCCTCCATCTTCCCTTGCCTTATAGTATAAATCTGCAACCTTGCTGAATAACCCAACCTCAACAACTCCTGGTATACACTTCAGCCTATGCTCAAGGCTATAGGGATCTTCTATGCTACTAAATGCAGTGTCTATTATTATATTCCCATTCTCAGTCATGACAGGATAGCCTCTATCATTGACTCTAACACTAGGTTCTGCAGATATGCTTCTTAGCATACTGCTAACGTATACCCGTGCATATGGTACAACCTCTATGGGTATGGGCAATGTTAGCTTATCAACGTACTTGCTCTCATCTGCAAGTATCACAACCTTCTTTGCTGCATACATGAGCACCTTCTCCCTAAGCAGTGCACCTCCTCCACCTTTTATCATAACGAGGTTAGCATCTATCTGATCTGCACCATCGAATACAAGATCAACAGAAGGGATGAGCGATTCATCCCCTATACTCATCTTAAGTTCCTCAGCCTTCATCTTTATCTGGAGCGATGTTGGTATGAACCTTATACTTGCCATATCTATGCTCATACTTCTACTCATCCTTGCAAGTACATCTAGAAGTGCTGCAACTGTTCTACCAGAGCCAAGACCTATTATCATACCATTCCTTACATGCTCATATACTGCAGATTCAAGCATCCTAGTCATGGTTATGGTGTTCATACCTTGCAGGTAGTGTTATCTATTACATATTTTATTTTTGTTATTCATGCATCCTTCTCCAATCTCTCCAATGCATCCATTATCTGCTTCTTTATACTCTCCAATTCATCATTATTACTGCTATCATAATTACTGCTTCCAGCAATTATTGTATTATCAATGCTATTGTTATTATTGGTATTGGTAGTGTTATTATCATCCCTTCTACTATCGTCATACCCCATCTTATGCCACTGTTCATAAGATATACTCCCCATCTCCTCCTTCTTCTCCATCATGCTAGTCTTGGTAATAGAATCTGGAATGCTGTTAGCATCTATAGCCATAACCTCTAACCCTTCATCATCAGCATCCTTCTTATCCTCTCTACCTTCATCCCCTTTCTCAATAGACTTCACCATCCTAACACTCCCACCATCATTAGCCATCCTTTTTCGTGATGCTCTTCCTCTCCTCTGCACTCTAGAACTCCTCTTCCTACTATCATGATTGTATGCATGAACTTGATCCTGAACTTGAGCAAGCATCATAGTAGTAGTAGGAAGGGTAGAAGGGGGTGTGATGTATTGACTGCCTATCTTATTCGCATCTACCTTACCCTCTAGTGAATCAAGTCTGGAATTTAGCCTATCAAGCCTTAGTAGTATCTCCTGCATCATCATACTATCGCTCTCTATCTTCTTCCTGCTCTTACTACTCCTACTACTACTCTCATCATGCATATGATCTATACCATATCCAGTATGAACATAAGCATCACCACCATTTACATCTGCATTACTACTATTACTACTAGCATAACCATAGCTAGTGAGTTCCCTATACTCATCCTCACTTATCCTACCATCATTCAAGTACTTCTTGAGCCTGATATCTGCCATACTCCTTATCCTATGCTCTATACCCTTATGCACCATCATCCTACTCTTCTTACCATCCTCTACATAGCCTTGCGTAATGCTATTTGCTGCACCTACATCAATGGATGGGGTTGAACCATCATAAACTTCATCCTTACCATCTATGCCCCTGTTCCTCCTCCTTGCTCTAACGAGGGTTGTTACTGCTCCAGCCAGTGCAGCAGCAATAAGCGCTTCTATCATTCCTACTTCTCCATCATCATCCTCTTCCTATTATTCATTTACCTCTTCTTCTACTACACTGTCTTACCTTCTTCCCTACCTCCACTTGCTATCTGGGAAGCCACAGCTTGAGCAGCGCTTCTTCCTCACATGGAATGAGTTATTGCCACATCTCCTGCACCTTACATGCACCCTTCCCTTATTATGCTTCCCCATCGAGGGGGTGCCCTTCATCACTCATCACTTTGGTGGGGATATGAGTACTACATTATCTCCTCTAACAACTATGGTTCCTAGTTCTACTGCCTTGCCATCATCAAGTATCTCTTCAGACTTTGATAGGAGCAGGTTCATATGCTGGTCATAGCCTAGCAGTGTACCTCTTATCACCTTCCCTCCCTTCATCTTTATAAGCACTACACCTCCAACACTCTCATCCAATACCTTGACTGCCATATCAACCGACATATCTATCGCTCATCCTTTGTTGATTGCATATATAAATCATCTCTATCCTTATCCTGTTTACTCATCTGCTCATAAGCATGCTCTACCTCCTCTATCATCTTGATTACCTTGCTAGATATCTCCTCTAGCAGAGCATTACCCTTGTCCTTGCTTGCCATCATAGGATCGCCTATAATACCATCCCTTGCTATACCTGCTATAGAACCTGGAAGAAGTGTTATCCTTGAGAGGATTATGTCATTGGACTTGCTATCTCTGCCCTTATCTCTATAGCCTTTCTGCCTTACCTCATCCTCCTTGCCCAACATATCCATCCTTACAAGATCTGGTCTTATTGCAAGCATGAGAGATGTCTCACTCTCCCCAGCATGATCAGGCTCCTCAAGGAAGAGTGAGTATGTTATGCTGCATATCAACATGCCTTTATCCTTGTACTTCTTTGCTAACTCCTTCACACATGAGAGTAGTGCATGCTCATTCCCATAGTGTGCATTGAGTATGATGATCCTCCTTACACCATTCTCTGCTAGTGAT includes the following:
- a CDS encoding FAD-dependent oxidoreductase gives rise to the protein MYRARILGKRYVTSARDVVEVRITKCLKSYIPGQYIKVYIDCNDAKRFREMNLTSIPDDDHLSFAFKVSNSIWKRSMMMLKPMDEVSVNGPYGIFTLPDEPSRIGMIALGIGVTPSIAMIRYSTKECKHKISLLHINNDRDCAPYIDELESLVCNNFRLFELFSCSLKEIGEWIKDVSREEMVEYWYVSGDPVNVRAIRQMLLNSGVKSTCIKTEEFTGY
- a CDS encoding methyl-accepting chemotaxis protein, whose translation is MIQASRLDVDDDGITILNEITISIDKLSKNVDKNKLYLDEMFAIVDEYAKGMANISTAVSTITNSIQNISVALSDTSNITNNLAKRSAESADHARQVLVEITKINDVVRSFNSINMKVREEFKAINNIVKFIDKVADRTNLLALNAAIEAARAGEAGRGFAVVAEEVRALAIDTSKNANEIAKMIANISNLVDALSKSIGENIDALNSTVRKVTDILNTLQSMAEGVKSIDENIRQIAVSSQEVAAGSEELTATTEQLKSSTDANMKHVNNISTSLNDMISTIHNMSKITSKLKQIVDVFSCIADASIVSMTDIEGDINYVNKKFLNVSKYSRDELYGQNHRILKSGFHDSSLFESMWRTISNGGTFIGYVRNRAKNGSIYWVKAVIKPTYNSNGKIDGYVAVRTPVTELMVSLGVEDAIRLIAQGKAKKVDPRVRELVDELRYGRYKIYDDYANGY
- a CDS encoding isocitrate lyase/PEP mutase family protein, whose protein sequence is MLLSKIKEGEAVVVPGVYDALSAKIAEQVGFDAVFQSGYSVAASMLGMPDYGLLNANEVIEQARRIASSVSIPLIVDIDTGYGNALNVRRVVQELERAGAKGIFLEDQVWPKRCGHMQGKQVIAVEEYMQKLYAALDARSSKEFIVVARTDALEPLGLDEAIDRANRYAKAGADVVFVEAPRSVEEMRRICREVKAPLVANMIEGGRTPLLSINELKSLGYRFILFPLTAVLSAAYAIKEILSLLKADGLVAMINGNDIERRMFIFDEFNKLIGLDYLKSIEARYARPAS
- a CDS encoding dihydroorotase → MTVADMLIRDARVVIPAVGVVDASIVVDDGKVKGLTRDRVDADVSIDASKPGLYAIPGAIDPHVHYGVFTPIDKAAETESRSAAVGGVTTMMRMLRLYSSYRAKLDMHLEASKGSHLVDYAYHASILLDEHLDEMGFCVSKGITSFKLYMNLRGDIGGIYMDIDPYSNTLVHGMVDTTQEMVEAAIARAAMLSCITLVHAEDPEICSREMKRVKEQGLNGLKAWSDARPAEAEEKAIAYVTDIAERYGASLYIVHVGSSKALHVLAEYKGRKGSSSKVYVETCPHYLTHTHSFDLRGKVVPPLRSKDDVAMVWDAISNGLIDCIGSDHVANRLDMKLGGSNNNNDGVWSALAGFPGIATILPVMLSEGVNKGRITLERLVELTSLNAARIFGLEGKGSIAVGNDADIVLVDLDREKRVSPELLCSYSDYTIYDGLVLRGWPIYTIVRGRVVMEDGMIVGEKGYGRYIARRPSR
- the rpiA gene encoding ribose 5-phosphate isomerase A codes for the protein MNTITMTRMLESAVYEHVRNGMIIGLGSGRTVAALLDVLARMSRSMSIDMASIRFIPTSLQIKMKAEELKMSIGDESLIPSVDLVFDGADQIDANLVMIKGGGGALLREKVLMYAAKKVVILADESKYVDKLTLPIPIEVVPYARVYVSSMLRSISAEPSVRVNDRGYPVMTENGNIIIDTAFSSIEDPYSLEHRLKCIPGVVEVGLFSKVADLYYKAREDGGFDVIGR
- a CDS encoding 50S ribosomal protein L37e, with amino-acid sequence MKGTPSMGKHNKGRVHVRCRRCGNNSFHVRKKRCSSCGFPDSKWR
- a CDS encoding LSM domain-containing protein, coding for MSVDMAVKVLDESVGGVVLIKMKGGKVIRGTLLGYDQHMNLLLSKSEEILDDGKAVELGTIVVRGDNVVLISPPK
- a CDS encoding creatininase family protein is translated as MNAAYARDEEVRDAIRNDARIKAILPIGSLEQHGKHLPLGTDSIIAEHIAARVAERINAMLLPCIGYGISYEHEPLFNVSISAQTLCMLVEDLCRSLAENGVRRIIILNAHYGNEHALLSCVKELAKKYKDKGMLICSITYSLFLEEPDHAGESETSLMLAIRPDLVRMDMLGKEDEVRQKGYRDKGRDSKSNDIILSRITLLPGSIAGIARDGIIGDPMMASKDKGNALLEEISSKVIKMIEEVEHAYEQMSKQDKDRDDLYMQSTKDER